In a single window of the Trichoderma breve strain T069 chromosome 6, whole genome shotgun sequence genome:
- a CDS encoding PAP2 superfamily domain-containing protein, with translation MSEDYTSTLASLSVTHVYYDPDDYVSLVCAYLALLPQALCVVYATLIFSTREAEICLAFAGQLACEALNFILKRVIKEERPRRIHGKGYGMPSSHAQFVAFWSLSLALFLLVRHKPLAQGKSPARATIFDGGRPWTLVERLAVSLAGALVAAATAWSRIYLNYHTTTQVAAGAAAGLIFALVWFVATEILRRTGWLAWGIELPPARLLRIRDLVVEEDMCQAGWEKWEEKKKTKTKTN, from the exons ATGAGTGAAGATTACACTTCCACGCTTGCCTCCCTCTCCGTCACACATGTCTACTAT gACCCGGACGACTATGTCTCCCTCGTGTGCGCCTACCTTGCCCTCCTCCCCCAAGCCCTCTGCGTCGTCTACGCCACCCTCATATTTTCCACCCGCGAAGCCGAAATATGTCTAGCCTTTGCCGGCCAACTCGCCTGCGAGGCCCTCAACTTCATCCTCAAGCGAGTCATCAAGGAGGAACGCCCGCGCCGCATCCACGGCAAGGGCTACGGCATGCCCAGCTCGCACGCCCAATTCGTTGCTTTCTGGAGCCTCTCGCTCGCCCTGTTCCTCCTGGTGCGGCATAAGCCGCTGGCACAAGGGAAGTCACCGGCGAGGGCCACTATATTCGACGGCGGCCGGCCCTGGACTTTGGTCGAGAGGCTGGCTGTTAGTCTTGCTGGAGCGCttgtggcggcggcaacggcgTGGAGCAGAATATACTTGAATTACCATACAACGACACAGGTGGCTGCAGGTGCGGCTGCGGGGCTCATCTTTGCGCTGGTTTGGTTTGTGGCGACGGAGATTCTTAGGAGGACGGGATGGCTGGCTTGGGGCATTGAATTGCCTCctgcaaggctgctgaggataCGCGAtttggtggtggaagaagacatgtGCCAGGCGGGATGGGAAAagtgggaagagaagaagaagacgaagacgaagacaaaCTAG
- a CDS encoding IBR domain, a half RING-finger domain-containing protein: MDHSAVDDDDVRATELETLEAIYPELRRPDGAGFVFELELPVEPAAPVTVTFPAAAEPGQVLNGSASDAPALVDSLQVSHLPPLTMHITLPDGYPAECAPLVKISTTPQWLSAEKLASLAGEASQLWEEMGRDLVAYTYIDHIQRAADDVFGAITSEGTLQVDPEHKLAVLDYDIKAKKAAFDKETFNCGICLDPKKGSKCHKMLDCTHIFCLQCLQDFYNDAIKEGNLSTVRCLAPNCAKERSAAAKEEGEKRRKPKTFISPSELLQIGLSEEMVKRYVDLKYKTELESDKNTIYCPRQWCNGADEKSEANGKSKKGAEKFNRGDLLSVCEDCGFAFCSRCYQSWHGEFFQCAPRRKDGELTEDDKASLEYLKLHTSPCPTCNAPAQKTHGCNHMICSRCDTHFCYLCSCWLDPGNPYRHYNQQEDGKVTSCYMRLWELEGGDGDDVAVPEGEEALNEIGLEIEEMDDEVEGNVDANANANANVPVQLDENGQRVAVAREAPLVLRLMDNPVNNGNNNNNNQGRGGHRGADNLPARARGGGAARGRAAAHGPNHRGGQAANNARGHPANRARGARGDARRGQDGGRGGARGRAGAAGRGGAARQNPDPNDNNNQNQDGLDADQEAWVRHFVRMALLDAEDEVEGGDSDEEDENWRFR, translated from the exons ATGGATCATTCAGCagtcgatgacgatgatgtccGGGCCACCGAGCTGGAAACCCTCGAGGCCATCTATCCCGAGCTTCGCCGTCCAGATGGCGCTGGATTCGTTtttgagctggagctgcccgTGGAACCGGCTGCCCCCGTGACCGTGACctttcctgctgctgctgagcctggTCAGGTTCTCAACGGTTCGGCGTCTGATGCACCGGCGTTGGTAGACTCTCTGCAAGTCTCTCACCTACCTCCTCTCACCATGCATATCACGCTTCCGGATGGCTATCCCGCAGAATGCGCGCCCCTGGTCAAGATTTCAACCACTCCTCAATGGCTCTCGGCTGAGAAGCTTGCAAGTCTTGCGGGAGAAGCATCCCAACTGTGGGAAGAAATGGGACGGGACCTGGTGGCCTACACTTACATCGACCACATACAGCGGGCTGCTGACGATGTGTTTGGGGCCATTACTTCTGAAGGAACTCTCCAGGTCGATCCAGAGCATAAACTCGCTGTGCTGGACTACGAtatcaaagccaagaaggCGGCCTTTGACAAGGAGACGTTCAACTGTGGCATTTGTTTAG ATCCCAAGAAAGGATCAAAATGTCACAAGATGCTTGACTGCACTCACATTTTCTGCTTGCAATGTCTCCAGGATTTCTACAacgatgccatcaaagaAGGCAACTTGTCGACTGTTCGTTGTCTGGCCCCTAACTGTGCTAAAGAGCGTTCTGCTGCCGcaaaggaggagggagaaaagagacgcAAGCCCAAGACTTTCATCAGTCCCAGCGAGTTGTTGCAGATTGGCCTCTCTGAAGAAATGGTGAAGCGCTACGTTGACCTCAAGTATAAGACGGAACTTGAATCTGATAAAAACACCATCTACTGCCCTCGACAGTGGTGCAACGGAGCT GACGAGAAGAGTGAAGCCAACGgaaagagcaagaagggaGCAGAAAAGTTCAACCGCGGTGACCTTTTGTCCGTCTGTGAGGATTGCGGATTTGCCTTTTGCAGTAGATGTTATCAGTCATGGCATGGAGAGTTCTTCCAATGCGCCCCCAGACGCAAAGACGGCGAGCTTACCGAGGACGACAAGGCTTCTCTCGAGTATCTCAAGCTGCATACGAGCCCCTGCCCGACTTGCAACGCCCCAGCACAAAAGACTCACGGCTGTAACCATATGATTTGCTCGCGATGCGACACACACTTCTGTTACCTTTGCTCCTGCTGGCTGGATCCGGGGAATCCATATCGACACTACAACCAACAGGAAGATGGCAAGGTTACATCATGCTATATGCGCTTGTGGGAGCTGGAAGgtggagatggcgatgatgttg CCGTGCCGGAAGGTGAAGAGGCTCTGAACGAGATTGGCttggagattgaagagatggatgacGAGGTCGAGGGCAATgtcgatgccaatgccaacgcCAATGCCAACGTGCCGGTACAGCTTGACGAGAACGGCCAGAGAGTCGCTGTAGCTCGTGAGGCTCCCCTCGTCCTACGACTCATGGACAATCCAGTTAACAATGGCAACAATAACAATAACAATCAGGGGCGTGGCGGGCATCGAGGTGCAGACAACTTACCCGCCAGAGCCCGCGGcggaggagcagcaagaggccGGGCTGCGGCACATGGCCCGAATCATCGTGgaggccaagctgccaaCAATGCCAGAGGCCATCCTGCCAACCGTGCAAGGGGTGCTAGGGGTGATGCCCGTCGAGGTCAGGACGGCGGACGTGGAGGAGCGCGAGgtcgagctggagctgcaggTCGAGGAGGTGCTGCGAGGCAGAACCCGGACCCGAATGACAACAATAATCAGAATCAGGACGGGCTGGACGCCGATCAGGAGGCGTGGGTTAGACACTTTGTTCGGATGGCACTCCTCGATGCGGAAGATGAGGTTGAGGGCGGCGATtcagacgaggaggatgagaattGGCGTTTTCGGTGA
- a CDS encoding glucose-repressible protein grg1 domain-containing protein — MDSIKQGANYVGEKVQQATSGASKETNKQVAKDSDAPVGTRASAAKDALGDKMDESKHDAKGEAHKQAI; from the exons ATGGATTCCATCAAGCAGGGCGCCAACTACGTCGGTGAGAAGGTTCAGCAGGCCACCTCTGGTGCCTCCAAGGAGACCAACAAGCAGGTCGCCAAGGACTCTGATGCCCCCGTTGGCACTCG TGCCTCCGCTGCCAAGGACGCTCTCGGtgacaagatggacgagtCCAAGCACGACGCCAAGGGCGAGGCCCACAAGCAGGCCATCTAA
- a CDS encoding ATP-NAD kinase domain-containing protein, giving the protein MGWDCEEDQQDGLDGRPKPQRHITFEEGSLNGSDEDDGAVEVTFDSGSPYRRKSSLVTSEAPVPATKRIPPGRRAECVVHQLIENQRRSRGSSAASSPNRNLHHAHPIYTSHHDGAEDISGEKRMDKVVDRKSPGHGRKSRVVVDTAGFEDDDDAGLGQVDQKIWTNEMTKTDSETDLTQQQDENLHSRMLTKKQLSDMAWGVRELSRRLSSMRIRFRVKCIFLLTKIHDSDLIINTRALAQWLLSKERDVKYVVYVEKILKTNKKFDVGKLVDDLVHDYAKEGGVDEDTAREDIQKRLRYWDEGMCRTRPHQFDFVITLGGDGTVLYASWLFQRIVPPVLSFALGSLGFLTKFDFEDFKPILNSAFSKGVTVSLRLRFECTVMRSVKRKTPDSESEEDGNELHYKRDLVEELIGEENEDERTHRPEGTFEILNELVVDRGPNPTMSYTEIFGDDEHFTSVLADGICVSTPTGSTAYNLAAGGSLCHPENPVMLVTSICAHTLSFRPIILPDTIVLRVGVPYNARTASWASFDGRERVELSPGDYVTVSASRYPFASVQTEGRRSEDWINSISGKLGWNTRQKQKGFKEWDA; this is encoded by the exons ATGGGCTGGGACTGCGAGGAAGATCAGCAAGACGGGCTGGACGGGCGACCAAAGCCTCAAAGGCACATTACGTTTGAAGAGGGGAGCTTGAATGGGAgtgacgaggatgatggagcTGTCGAG GTCACCTTTGATTCGGGAAGCCCATacaggaggaagagctcgCTTGTCACGTCCGAGGCTCCCGTCCCTGCGACAAAGCGCATCCCGCCGGGCCGACGTGCTGAATGTGTTGTCCATCAATTGATCGAGAACCAGCGGCGGTCTAGAGGGAGCTCGGCTGCGAGCTCACCCAACCGTAACCTCCACCATGCGCATCCGATATACACGAGCCACCACGATGGAGCGGAGGACATTAgcggagagaagaggatggaCAAGGTCGTTGATCGAAAGAGCCCCGGCCATGGGCGGAAATCCCGAGTGGTTGTGGACACGGCCGGCttcgaggacgatgacgatgccggcCTCGGGCAGGTTGACCAGAAGATCTGGACAAACGAGATGACCAAGACTGATTCGGAGACGGATCTCACGCAGCAGCAAGACGAAAACCTTCATAGCCGCATGTTGACCAAGAAGCAACTGAGCGATATGGCGTGGGGGGTTCGCGAGCTGAGCAGACGGCTGAGCAGCATGCGCATCCGCTTCCGGGTGAAGTGCATCTTTCTCTTGACAAAGATTCACGACTCGGACTTGATTATCAACACGAGAGCACTGGCACAGTGGCTCCTcagcaaagagagagacgtcAAGTATGTCGTGTATGTGGAGAAGATTCTCAAGACCAACAAGAAGTTTGATGTGGGGAAGCTGGTCGATGACTTGGTTCACGACTATGCTAAAGAGGGCGGCGTGGACGAGGACACCGCTCGAGAAGATATACAGAAACGCCTAAGATACTGGGACGAGGGCATGTGCAGGACACGGCCTCACCAGTTTGACTTTGTCATCACCCTCGGGGGCGACGGCACGGTTCTGTACGCGAGCTGGCTTTTCCAGAGGATCGTGCCGCCCGTGTTGAGCTTTGCGCTGGGGAGCCTTGGGTTCCTGACAAAGTTTGACTTTGAGGACTTTAAGCCAATTCTCAACTCGGCGTTTTCAAAGGGCGTGACGGTGAGCTTGAGGCTTCGCTTTGAGTGCACCGTCATGAGGAGtgtgaagaggaagacgccCGACTCGGAGTCTGAGGAGGACGGCAACGAGCTGCATTATAAGCGGGAtctggtggaggagctgattggagaggagaatgaggatGAGCGGACTCATCGGCCGGAGGGGACATTTGAGATTCTGAATGAACTCGTGGTTGATCGAGGACCAAACCCAA CAATGTCATATACGGAAATCTTTGGAGACGACGAGCACTTTACTTCGGTGCTCGCAGATGGCATTTGTGTATCTACACCGACGGGCTCGACGGCTTACAATCTCGCTGCCGGTGGCTCCTTGTGCCACCCCGAAAATCCCGTCATGCTCGTTACATCCATCTGCGCCCACACACTGTCCTTCCGACCCATAATCCTGCCCGACACTATCGTTTTGAGAGTTGGCGTCCCGTACAATGCCAGGACGGCTTCGTGGGCTAGCTTTGACGGGCGAGAGCGGGTAGAGCTGAGCCCGGGGGACTATGTGACTGTCAGCGCGAGCAGATACCCATTCGCCTCGGTCCAGACAGAGGGACGCAGGAGCGAGGATTGGATCAATAGTATTAGTGGGAAGCTGGGATGGAACACGagacagaagcagaaggGATTCAAGGAGTGGGACGCCTGA
- a CDS encoding pfkB family carbohydrate kinase domain-containing protein yields the protein MKHLILVGACYLDTILSVPHYPQEDAKQRASSLEIRRGGNCPNSLEVLQQLVGPQDALCMHLVSPLPSSSSLATQHIKESFGESSPVDFECCLYRETHTQAASSYIFRSKQTGSRTIINYNDLPEMTVDEFEAVVRRFNPSEETWWHFEGRIPNTTLECVRKLRDKLPNAQISVEVEKPGRDGLRELAAEANVVFYSRSWAEIVHCPVESRAKSISVVDSVGAGDTFVAGMLYSLVCRDRSWDVSHGLRFAVHLATTKVQREGFQGLGAHVHDWLVGNAS from the exons ATGAAGCACCTCATCCTGGTCGGAGCCTGTTACTTGGACACCATTCTAAG CGTGCCTCATTACCCACAAGAAGATGCAAAGCAACGAGCCTCAAGCCTCGAAATCCGACGAGGAGGCAATTGCCCCAACTCGCTCGAGgtgctccagcagctcgtcggGCCACAAGATGCCCTTTGCATGCATTTAGTGTCACCGCTTCCGAGCAGTTCATCGCTCGCTACGCAGCATATCAAGGAGTCCTTTGGTGAGTCGTCACCTGTAGACTTCGAGTGTTGCCTTTACCGAGAGACGCACACCCAAGCAGCCAGCAGTTACATCTTTCGTAGCAAGCAGACGGGAAGCCGTACCATCATAAACTACAATGACCTACCAGAAATGACAGTTGACGAGTTCGAGGCCGTTGTGCGGAGATTCAACCCCAGCGAAGAGACCTGGTGGCACTTTGAA GGCCGCATACCCAATACTACGTTAGAGTGCGTCCGCAAGCTGCGTGATAAGCTGCCAAACGCGCAAATCAGCGTCGAAGTCGAGAAGCCGGGAAGAGACGGGCTTCGAGAACTCGCAGCCGAGGCCAACGTGGTCTTCTATTCCCGATCCTGGGCAGAG ATCGTCCACTGTCCCGTCGAAAGCCGTGCAAAGTCCATTTCGGTCGTTGA CTCGGTGGGAGCGGGTGATACCTTCGTCGCGGGAATGCTCTACAGCCTGGTCTGTCGCGACAGAAGCTGGGATGTAAGCCACGGGCTGAGATTCGCCGTGCACCTGGCCACGACAAAGGTCCAAAGGGAAGGGTTTCAGGGGCTCGGCGCACATGTCCACGACTGGCTAGTAGGCAATGCGTCCTGA
- a CDS encoding emopamil binding protein domain-containing protein, translated as MAVQSSLPPDLFDQTTIISLLSTLAIVLVAYSVSRIALPRASTTGTVRFLFIWHLADALCHFILEGSFLYHCFFSYIPASEVGDRLADLVPTPYNFLGYENGRVYGPQSGGDNPFAQLWMVYARADKRWAGADLGVISLELLTVFFDGPLAVYICYLLAKKNPMANIWMIVLATCELYGGFMTFCPEWLTGNINLDGSNFMYMWVYLVFFNMLWVFIPLFAVVYSIRDISNAFAVRQAATQTRKKL; from the exons atgGCCGTCCAATCCTCCCTCCCGCCCGACCTCTTCGACCAAACCACAatcatctccctcctctccaccctcgccatcgtcctcgtcgcctACTCCGTCTCCCGCATCGCCCTCCCCCGCGCCTCCACCACCGGCACCGTccgcttcctcttcatctggcaCCTCGCCGACGCGCTCTGCCACTTCATCCTCGAGGGAAGCTTCCTCTACcactgcttcttctcgtacATCCCCGCGAGCGAGGTGGGCGACCGCCTGGCCGACCTGGTGCCCACGCCGTACAACTTCCTGGGCTACGAGAACGGTCGCGTCTATGGGCCGCAGAGCGGGGGGGATAACCCGTTTGCGCAGTTGTGGATGGTGTATGCGAGGGCGGATAAGAGATGGGCGGGAGCTGACTTG GGCGTTATCAGTCTTGAGCTTTTGACCGTCTTCTTCGATGGCCCCCTGGCTGTGTACATCTGCTATCTGCttgccaagaagaatccCATGGCCAACATCTGGATGATTGTCTTGGCGACTTGCGAACTCTACGGAG GCTTCATGACTTTTTGCCCCGAGTGGCTCACCGGcaacatcaacctcgacGGCAGCAACTTCATGTACATGTGGGTCTACCTGGTCTTTTTCAACATGTTGTGGGTATTTATCCCGCTGTTTGCGGTTGTGTATTCGATTCGCGACATTTCCAATGCTTTTGCCGTTCGACAGGCGGCGACGCAGACCAGAAAGAAGCTCTGA